A window of the Candidatus Hydrogenedentota bacterium genome harbors these coding sequences:
- a CDS encoding FtsX-like permease family protein, whose protein sequence is MADIGELLHTRGRLSLRVSSPWRTVRLGFKSLWMHRLRSLLTVLGIVFGVCSVIAMLAVGEGASYEAQEQIRRLGSSNILLKSVKPSEEQKVSAQRSYVSEYGLTYDDMARVRDSIPGVTVVVPGRVIRQRVWNATQKMDAEIVGTVPWYPEMRNLSLLEGRYFTETEMRSHHNVCVLSEPLVAGLFPLSPPIGGRVRVGSDYYVVIGVISQEAAGPAAAAPGNGEGGPSKPGESSATPRAYIPLSTAKSHFGEVLIRRSTGSFEAERVELHEAIIKVDSQDEVEETARVVAEILSRHHKKADWEMLVPLELLRQAERTKQIFNTVLGAIAAISLIVGGIGIMNIMLATVTERTREIGIRRALGAKKRDIVVQFLVETVILSGSGGLVGVALGLVIPWFISRFAEMATIVTPWAPMIAFSISVSIGIIFGIYPALRAANMDPVEALRHE, encoded by the coding sequence ATGGCTGACATCGGCGAACTCCTCCACACCCGCGGCCGCCTGTCGCTCCGCGTCAGCTCCCCCTGGCGCACCGTGCGCCTGGGATTCAAGAGCCTGTGGATGCACCGCCTGCGCAGCCTGCTCACCGTGCTGGGCATCGTGTTCGGCGTCTGCTCCGTCATCGCCATGCTCGCCGTCGGCGAGGGTGCCAGCTACGAGGCCCAGGAGCAGATCCGGCGCCTCGGCAGCAGCAACATCCTCCTCAAGAGCGTCAAGCCCTCGGAGGAGCAGAAGGTCTCCGCCCAGCGGAGCTATGTGAGCGAGTACGGCCTCACCTACGACGACATGGCCCGCGTCCGCGACAGCATCCCCGGCGTCACCGTGGTCGTCCCCGGCCGGGTGATCCGCCAGCGGGTCTGGAACGCAACGCAGAAGATGGACGCCGAAATCGTCGGCACCGTGCCCTGGTACCCCGAGATGCGGAACCTCTCCCTGCTGGAGGGGCGCTACTTCACCGAGACGGAGATGCGCTCGCACCACAACGTGTGCGTCCTCAGCGAGCCCCTGGTCGCGGGCCTGTTTCCCCTGAGCCCGCCCATCGGCGGGCGCGTGCGCGTGGGCAGCGACTACTACGTGGTCATCGGCGTCATCAGCCAGGAGGCCGCCGGCCCCGCCGCCGCCGCCCCGGGAAACGGGGAGGGCGGCCCCTCGAAACCGGGGGAGTCCTCGGCCACTCCGCGCGCGTACATCCCCCTGAGCACCGCGAAGTCCCACTTCGGCGAGGTGCTCATCCGCCGCAGCACGGGCAGCTTCGAGGCCGAGCGGGTCGAGCTGCATGAGGCCATCATCAAGGTGGACTCGCAGGACGAGGTGGAGGAGACGGCCCGGGTCGTCGCCGAAATCCTCTCCCGCCACCACAAAAAGGCCGACTGGGAAATGCTGGTGCCCCTGGAGCTGCTGCGGCAGGCCGAGCGCACCAAGCAAATCTTCAACACCGTGCTGGGCGCCATCGCCGCCATCTCCCTCATCGTCGGCGGCATCGGCATCATGAACATCATGCTTGCCACGGTCACCGAGCGCACCCGGGAAATCGGCATCCGCCGCGCCCTGGGCGCCAAGAAGCGCGACATCGTCGTCCAGTTCCTCGTCGAGACCGTCATCCTCTCCGGGTCCGGCGGGCTGGTCGGCGTGGCGCTGGGCCTGGTCATCCCCTGGTTCATTTCGCGCTTCGCGGAAATGGCCACCATCGTCACGCCCTGGGCGCCCATGATCGCCTTCTCCATCTCCGTCT
- a CDS encoding HlyD family efflux transporter periplasmic adaptor subunit, which yields MPPQQPNSPPRKRKLRRWLAAALVLGLLGYAGWRLASRELAPQSSTAATFRVVRGPLDVTVVEGGSVEAKDKLEILCEVQGATKILSIVDEGKMITPEDVEKGLVLIELDSKQLLDQQVSQELDFQTSLAALTRAKEQYDIQLIDNESTIKAAELAVKFAKMDLAAYVGEELAAKIVAEAQTIEEAARLLAEQNGSSQAPESGGPSAAAPGSSDAPQEEETAQEAAQAPAEPPEPAEPPEPVEVPEPVEALEPVAPPIDVMAIVKLDNLGDGEARQKIRGLENDLVLADQDLSLAQVKLEGTKRLFEKEFVTKNQLDSDQAAYDRKVIALETAQTSKELFTKYAFPKMVEKLVSDYQETLRKLRRDERMAISRTAQEEADRVSAEARHLLQTRKREEIAEQIEKCVIRAVKPGLVIYGTGQSSYREEIIEAGANVRERQVLITIPDMSVLALTVKVHESVVQQVKSGQKVRVRVDAFPAETLTGVVHSIAPLPDTSNRWMNPDVKVYETKVYLDEAPKWLRPGMSAEAEILVERHENVLQTPIQAVSIRNERQVCFVKTALGVEERPVETGAMGLTMAEIKSGVEEGDTVLLRAPALPGGAAAPGEKEGKSAEEGKRGGKDKAEKATREKRPESGGTPEKPAEQ from the coding sequence ATGCCGCCCCAACAACCGAATAGCCCCCCCCGAAAACGGAAACTGCGCCGCTGGCTCGCCGCCGCGCTCGTCCTCGGCCTGCTCGGCTACGCGGGATGGCGGCTGGCCTCCCGCGAGCTCGCGCCGCAGTCCTCCACCGCCGCCACCTTCCGCGTGGTGCGCGGACCCCTGGACGTGACCGTGGTCGAGGGCGGAAGCGTCGAGGCCAAGGACAAGCTGGAAATCCTCTGCGAGGTGCAGGGCGCCACCAAGATCCTCTCCATCGTGGACGAGGGGAAGATGATCACCCCGGAGGACGTCGAGAAGGGGCTGGTGCTGATCGAGCTGGACTCCAAGCAGCTTCTCGACCAGCAGGTCTCGCAGGAGCTGGACTTCCAGACCTCCCTCGCCGCCCTCACGCGCGCCAAGGAACAGTACGACATCCAGCTCATAGACAACGAGAGCACCATCAAGGCGGCCGAACTCGCCGTGAAGTTCGCGAAAATGGACCTGGCCGCCTATGTCGGCGAGGAGCTGGCGGCGAAAATCGTCGCCGAGGCCCAGACGATTGAGGAGGCCGCCCGTCTGCTTGCCGAACAGAACGGATCCTCCCAGGCTCCGGAAAGTGGCGGCCCGTCCGCGGCCGCCCCCGGAAGTTCGGATGCCCCGCAGGAGGAGGAAACCGCGCAGGAGGCCGCACAGGCGCCGGCCGAGCCACCGGAGCCGGCCGAGCCACCGGAGCCGGTCGAGGTGCCGGAGCCGGTCGAGGCGCTGGAGCCGGTCGCGCCCCCCATAGATGTCATGGCCATCGTGAAACTGGACAACCTGGGGGACGGCGAGGCCCGCCAGAAAATCCGGGGACTTGAGAACGACCTGGTCCTGGCCGACCAGGATCTCAGCCTGGCCCAGGTGAAACTGGAGGGGACAAAGCGGCTCTTTGAGAAGGAGTTTGTAACCAAGAACCAGCTTGACAGCGACCAGGCCGCTTATGACCGCAAGGTGATCGCCCTCGAAACCGCCCAGACCAGCAAGGAGCTCTTCACCAAGTACGCCTTCCCGAAGATGGTGGAGAAGCTGGTTTCCGACTATCAGGAAACCCTGCGCAAGCTGCGCCGGGACGAGCGCATGGCCATCTCGCGGACGGCGCAGGAGGAGGCCGACCGCGTCTCCGCAGAGGCCCGGCACCTCCTTCAGACGCGCAAGCGCGAGGAAATCGCCGAACAGATCGAGAAGTGCGTCATCCGCGCCGTGAAGCCGGGGCTGGTCATCTACGGCACCGGGCAGAGCTCCTACCGCGAGGAGATCATCGAGGCGGGCGCCAACGTGCGCGAGCGCCAGGTGCTGATCACGATTCCCGACATGAGCGTGCTCGCCCTCACCGTCAAGGTCCATGAGTCCGTCGTGCAGCAGGTGAAATCCGGACAGAAAGTTCGGGTCCGTGTGGACGCGTTCCCCGCCGAGACCCTCACGGGCGTGGTCCACTCCATCGCCCCGCTTCCGGACACCTCAAACCGCTGGATGAACCCCGATGTCAAGGTCTATGAGACAAAGGTCTACCTTGACGAGGCCCCCAAATGGCTGCGGCCCGGCATGAGCGCCGAGGCCGAAATCCTCGTGGAGCGCCACGAAAACGTGCTCCAGACGCCCATTCAGGCCGTCAGCATCCGCAACGAACGCCAGGTGTGCTTTGTCAAGACCGCCCTCGGGGTCGAGGAGCGCCCCGTGGAAACGGGCGCCATGGGCCTTACCATGGCGGAGATCAAGAGCGGGGTGGAGGAGGGGGACACGGTCCTGCTGCGGGCGCCCGCCCTCCCGGGGGGCGCCGCAGCGCCGGGGGAAAAGGAAGGAAAGAGCGCGGAGGAAGGGAAGAGGGGAGGCAAAGACAAGGCGGAAAAGGCAACGCGAGAGAAACGCCCGGAATCCGGCGGAACCCCCGAAAAACCGGCGGAGCAATGA
- a CDS encoding ABC transporter ATP-binding protein yields the protein MVELQRVTKTYRMGSVSFNALDDVSLVVEKGEYAAIMGPSGCGKSTMLNLLGCLDRPTAGKYLLDGLDVSTLNDDDLSTVRGACLGFIFQSYNLVQQLNVVENIEVPLYYQGRHPDESRGIAVALAERVGLGERVYHKPFELSGGQQQRVGIARALANSPLVLMADEPTGNLDSRSGQEILALFDELHGQGMTIIMVTHDEGIGARAQRVIRLRDGRVEEDRRNG from the coding sequence ATGGTGGAGCTTCAGCGGGTCACCAAGACCTACCGCATGGGGTCGGTGTCCTTCAACGCCCTCGACGACGTCTCCCTCGTGGTCGAGAAGGGCGAGTACGCCGCCATCATGGGGCCCTCCGGCTGCGGCAAGTCCACCATGCTCAACCTGCTCGGCTGCCTCGACCGCCCCACCGCCGGGAAGTACCTCCTGGACGGGCTGGATGTCTCCACCCTCAACGACGACGACCTGTCCACCGTGCGCGGGGCCTGCCTCGGGTTCATCTTCCAGTCCTACAACCTGGTCCAGCAGCTCAACGTGGTCGAGAACATCGAGGTGCCCCTGTACTACCAGGGCCGCCACCCCGACGAGAGCCGAGGGATCGCCGTCGCCCTCGCGGAGCGCGTGGGGCTGGGGGAGCGGGTCTACCACAAGCCCTTCGAGCTGTCCGGCGGCCAGCAGCAGCGCGTGGGCATCGCCCGCGCCCTGGCCAACTCCCCGCTGGTCCTCATGGCCGACGAGCCGACGGGCAACCTGGACTCCCGGTCGGGACAGGAGATCCTGGCGCTTTTCGACGAGCTGCACGGGCAGGGCATGACGATCATCATGGTCACGCACGACGAGGGCATCGGCGCGCGCGCCCAGCGCGTGATCCGCCTGCGCGACGGGCGCGTGGAGGAGGACCGCCGCAATGGCTGA